From a single Clostridium isatidis genomic region:
- the rpsU gene encoding 30S ribosomal protein S21: MSEIKVGENETLESALRRFKRKCARAGVLSEVRKREHYEKPSVRRKKKSEAARKRKFK, encoded by the coding sequence ATGTCAGAAATAAAAGTTGGAGAAAATGAAACACTTGAAAGTGCATTAAGAAGATTTAAGAGAAAATGCGCAAGAGCTGGAGTTCTTTCAGAAGTTAGAAAAAGAGAACACTATGAAAAACCAAGCGTAAGAAGAAAGAAAAAGTCAGAAGCTGCTAGAAAGAGAAAATTTAAATAG